The proteins below are encoded in one region of Panulirus ornatus isolate Po-2019 chromosome 31, ASM3632096v1, whole genome shotgun sequence:
- the LOC139758856 gene encoding uncharacterized protein isoform X2, with translation MASGPGISQRRQRGLWYYHGLRTCGQEILLPIFCKAYPGDRAYIKQHILRLIEEDHKAISQKPLTDAKKEKLYRKQFYEFQRQMLEGQRPLEDITLLHRLLRNSRICNLATDDNAWTNKSQKLEYGIQFIKDERDKLSHESLELSGQEYTERMIKLMDMVKGMLLEAGRRFNEDFSQLSSSIAHKLEDLQETHIIDNLNPSSEEHWHKLKHIEKLFREREEREALEGMMQEITSIYEDLCQVQPASWLMRHGRQAKLPEIFVSMELQQDDVMHNMGGRNVIVVTHDQLLTVKRPDGTDPTVTVLQGEGGAGKSTLMKLLMYHWIKKTDEIKGLSSVPLLLFTECRDATKESLADLLQYYCPNTTSSYGPARLKQIVMSQSLIIIVDGYDEINSSSKKLLKEILAYSGDHIRIFVTTRPINARELVMVVSETMNKMILKVLGIDEKNQPLFVTKLLQVLLDSNQNVQEEADKLMKRIRNMMEDMRIILHNPLNLSMIVLMWAENPEKINSLKTMTALFATFRELTTGKVIERLEMKGMKRLKAEEIYQLFLCHFDELAYNTHRRREFELKSETVKELKRKIRDMNLPDEAAEDLLSTYFTTKLSRQRFRFVRIYSFRHRLEQDYSCASHLSTLATKPEAQMKLTQLVTQAHEDTPSLTCEPYVMTFLTGILHMKNVLPTYAAEIMDLVHIGAELDGELTIDILLHHLAECNRDPSMLQAVQARMDHYHSEGISTWEITTGRHLCSLLPLITSNTVKKLELTIPENPATLTHLYPVLECAVLNSIKIKLELDYDRYMYQEKAITDDEVLQVFSGSPVLESFEGCISKAGVLLLPESLRYLRLLDANMEVIAHLNTRLPSLHNLDNLT, from the coding sequence atggcatctGGACCAGGGATTTCCCAGCGACGACAGCGTGGCTTGTGGTACTACCATGGTCTTCGTACCTGTGGACAAGAGATATTACTTCCCATCTTCTGTAAGGCCTATCCTGGAGATCGAGCCTATATTAAGCAACACATCTTAAGGCTTATTGAGGAAGACCATAAAGCTATATCTCAGAAGCCATTAACTGATGCAAAGAAGGAGAAGCTGTACAGAAAGCAGTTTTATGAATTTCAGAGGCAGATGTTGGAAGGCCAGAGACCCCTAGAAGATATTACATTGTTACACAGACTACTGCGCAACAGCAGAATCTGTAACCTGGCCACTGATGATAATGCATGGACAAATAAATCCCAGAAATTAGAATATGGGATTCAGTTCATCAAAGATGAGCGTGACAAACTGTCTCACGAGTCATTAGAACTGTCAGGACAAGAGTATACTGAACGGATGATAAAGCTAATGGACATGGTGAAAGGAATGCTACTTGAGGCTGGAAGACGATTTAATGAAGACTTTAGTCAGCTGTCCAGCAGCATCGCTCATAAGTTGGAGGATCTTCAGGAGACACATATCATCGACAATCTGAATCCTTCCAGTGAAGAACATTGGCACAAACTGAAGCATATTGAAAAGCTGTTTCGGGaacgagaggaaagagaagcattGGAGGGGATGATGCAGGAAATTACCAGTATATATGAGGATCTGTGTCAGGTACAGCCCGCCTCATGGCTCATGCGGCATGGCCGTCAAGCTAAACTGCCTGAGATATTTGTCTCTATGGAACTACAGCAAGATGACGTAATGCACAACATGGGTGGGAGGAATGTTATCGTCGTCACCCACGACCAGCTGTTGACCGTCAAGAGACCAGACGGTACTGACCCCACAGTGACTGTTCtccagggggaaggaggagcaggGAAGTCAACCCTTATGAAACTGCTCATGTACCACTGGATCAAGAAAACTGATGAAATTAAAGGACTTTCATCCGTTCCTCTCTTGTTATTTACTGAGTGTAGAGACGCCACCAAGGAAAGCCTCGCTGATCTGCTCCAGTATTATTGTCCCAACACTACCTCATCCTACGGTCCTGCTCGTCTGAAACAAATTGTTATGAGTCAGTCATTGATCATCATAGTTGACGGTTATGATGAGATCAACTCATCCTCCAAAAAGCTTTTGAAAGAAATTCTAGCTTATAGTGGAGACCATATTAGAATTTTTGTTACAACAAGACCAATAAATGCAAGAGAATTAGTAATGGTAGTGTCTGAAACAATGAACAAAATGATTCTGAAAGTCCTAGGTATTGATGAGAAGAACCAGCCACTCTTCGTCACAAAACTTCTACAAGTTTTACTTGATTCCAACCAAAACGTTCAGGAAGAAGCGGATAAACTGATGAAACGAATACGTAACATGATGGAAGATATGCGTATTATATTACATAATCCTTTAAACTTGAGTATGATTGTCCTTATGTGGGCGGAGAACCCTGAAAAGATCAACTCCCTAAAGACCATGACTGCTCTGTTTGCAACATTTCGTGAGTTAACTACAGGCAAGGTCATCGAGAGATTGGAGATGAAAGGTATGAAGAGATTAAAAGCAGAGGAGATATACCAACTATTCCTCTGTCACTTTGATGAGTTAGCTTATAATACTCACCGCAGAAGAGAATTCGAACTGAAAAGTGAAACAGTCAAGGAACTGAAGAGGAAGATTCGGGACATGAATCTCCCGGATGAAGCAGCGGAAGACTTATTATCCACCTACTTCACAACAAAATTATCCAGACAACGGTTTAGATTCGTCAGGATATACAGCTTCCGCCACAGGCTAGAGCAAGATTACTCTTGTGCCAGCCACCTTTCCACACTAGCAACTAAACCAGAAGCACAAATGAAGCTTACACAGTTAGTAACACAGGCACACGAGGATACCCCAAGTCTGACTTGTGAACCATATGTAATGACATTCCTCACAGGAATACTGCATATGAAAAACGTCTTGCCTACATATGCAGCAGAGATCATGGATCTTGTGCATATAGGGGCTGAGTTGGATGGCGAGTTGACAATAGATATTTTGCTCCATCATTTAGCTGAATGCAACAGAGATCCCAGTATGCTGCAAGCTGTGCAGGCAAGGATGGACCACTATCACAGTGAAGGGATAAGCACCTGGGAGATCACCACTGGGAGGCATTTGTGTTCTCTCTTGCCCTTGATAACCTCAAATACCGTGAAGAAGCTAGAGCTTACTATCCCTGAAAATCCAGCAACTCTCACCCATCTATATCCCGTCCTGGAGTGTGCTGTACTGAACAGCATTAAGATAAAGTTGGAGCTTGATTACGACAGGTACATGTACCAAGAAAAAGCCATCACAGATGATGAAGTGTTACAAGTATTCTCAGGCAGCCCAGTGCTGGAGAGTTTCGAGGGATGTATCAGTAAAGCTGGTGTGTTGCTGCTGCCGGAGTCCCTTCGGTATCTGCGACTGTTGGACGCCAATATGGAGGTCATAGCACATCTCAACACACGACTTCCTAGTCTCCACAACCTCGATAACCTAA